A genomic segment from Panthera tigris isolate Pti1 chromosome A1, P.tigris_Pti1_mat1.1, whole genome shotgun sequence encodes:
- the LOC107179194 gene encoding 40S ribosomal protein S27-like, producing the protein MSLSEGLLHLSPEEEKRKHRKKRLVQSPNSYSMDGKCPGRYKITTIFSQAQTLVLCVGCSIFLGQPTGGKARLTEGCSFRRKQH; encoded by the coding sequence ATGTCCCTCTCAGAGGGCCTCCTTCACCTATCtccagaagaggagaagaggaaacacaGGAAGAAGCGCCTGGTGCAGAGCCCCAACTCCTACTCCATGGATGGGAAGTGCCCAGGACGCTACAAAATCACCACCATCTTTAGCCAGGCACAAACACTAGTTTTGTGTGTTGGCTGCTCCATTTTCCTTGGCCAGCCTACAGGAGGAAAAGCACGGCTCACAGAAGGATGCTCCTTCAGACGGAAGCAGCACTAA